CCCGATATCGTGAGCCGAGGAGGAAGAGGAAATGAAGAGCGCAAGCAAGACAGTCGAGGCAAGGAAGGGTTATTTCGGTACCTTCGGGGGCAGTTACGTGCCCGCACAATTGCAACCCAGGCTGGATGAACTGGAGGCCGCCTTCGAGTCGGCCAGCAGTGATGAGCTTTTCGGGAAGGAATACGCCAGGCTTTTGAAGGAATACGTGGGCAGACCCTCCGCCATGACATACTGTGCCAACATCTCCCGTGAATACGGCGGTGGAAGGCTTTTCCTCAAGCGGGAGGACCTGAACCACACCGGGGCGCATAAGATCAACAACACCATAGGCCAGGCCCTGCTCGCGAAGCGGATGGGCAAGGAGAGGATCATCGCCGAGACCGGGGCGGGCATGCACGGGACGGCCACGGCCACGGTGGCGGCCCTGATGGGGATGAAGTGCACCGTTTACATGGGTGAGGAGGATGTCCGGAGGCAGGCCCCGAACGTGGCCCGGATGAAGGTCCTGGGCGCCGAGGTGATCTCCGTGACCCACGGCCAGAGGACCTTGAAAGAGGCCGTCGACGCGGCCCTCGACGCCTACGTGGCGGAGCCGGAATCATTCTATATGCTGGGTTCCGTCGTGGGGCCCCATCCCTTTCCCACGATCGTCAGGCATTTCCAGAGCGTCATCGGCAGGGAGGCCCGGGAGCAGTTCCTCGAGAGGGAGGGCAGGCTTCCCGACAATGTGTTGGCCTGCGTGGGCGGAGGGAGCAACGCCATGGGGATCTTCTCCGGCTTCCTCGGGGACGACAGGGTGAAACTTTTCGGCGTGGAGCCCGCCGGGCGGGGGCTCGACACGAAGGATCACGCCGCGACCCTCTCGGTGGGGAAGCCGGGCATCATCCACGGCTTCAGGAGTTACGTCCTGACCGATGACGACGGCGAGCCCGCACCGGTCTATTCCATCTCGGCGGGGCTGGATTACCCCGGCGTGGGTCCCGAGCACGCCTTCCTTTTGGAAAGCGGCAGGGCTTCCTACGTTTCCATCACCGATGACGAGGCCGTAAGCGCTTTCGAGACGCTCTGCCGGCTGGAGGGTATCATCCCGGCCCTGGAGAGTTCCCATGCCGTGGCCCATGCGCTGAAGATGCTCCCCCGGCTCACGGCGAAGGAGACGGTGCTGGTTAACCTCTCGGGAAGGGGCGACAAGGACCTCGATACG
This genomic window from Thermovirga sp. contains:
- the trpB gene encoding tryptophan synthase subunit beta translates to MKSASKTVEARKGYFGTFGGSYVPAQLQPRLDELEAAFESASSDELFGKEYARLLKEYVGRPSAMTYCANISREYGGGRLFLKREDLNHTGAHKINNTIGQALLAKRMGKERIIAETGAGMHGTATATVAALMGMKCTVYMGEEDVRRQAPNVARMKVLGAEVISVTHGQRTLKEAVDAALDAYVAEPESFYMLGSVVGPHPFPTIVRHFQSVIGREAREQFLEREGRLPDNVLACVGGGSNAMGIFSGFLGDDRVKLFGVEPAGRGLDTKDHAATLSVGKPGIIHGFRSYVLTDDDGEPAPVYSISAGLDYPGVGPEHAFLLESGRASYVSITDDEAVSAFETLCRLEGIIPALESSHAVAHALKMLPRLTAKETVLVNLSGRGDKDLDTALPLLGL